Proteins co-encoded in one Vidua macroura isolate BioBank_ID:100142 chromosome 13, ASM2450914v1, whole genome shotgun sequence genomic window:
- the RAD54L2 gene encoding helicase ARIP4 isoform X1, which yields MSDESISGSDPDLDPDLEQEDMEEEEEEDEEEAMEEDNDGDDEEDLLDESDQPQEAVFSGDHAEHAEDGEWQRSTSTTSSQSERAEQLLQNQHKSLASEDTKKKRAQKPSHMRRNIRKLLREDQLEAVTKAAQQEELERRKRLEQQRKDYPASIPTVPLEFLPEDLVFRTAEATQLPPQVLAEEVICLDSTSSGSEDDTKGKNSIKDEVIELSSGEDDALQIVDSSDSGNEGEEDGSEESSGSHVNDALNQSDALGQVIVNINHPPNEEDIFLAPQLARAVKPHQIGGIRFLYDNLVESLERFKTSSGFGCILAHSMGLGKTIQVISFLDVLFRHTEAKTVLAIVPVNTLQNWLAEFNMWLPAPENLPADYNSKEIQPRNFKVHILNDEHKTTAARAKVVNDWVTEGGVLLMGYEMYRLLSLKKSFATGRKKRTKKQTGPVIIDLDEEDRQQELLKGIEKALSRPGPDVVICDEGHRIKNCHASTSQALKNIRSRRRVVLTGYPLQNNLIEYWCMVDFVRPDFLGSRQEFSNMFERPILNGQCIDSTPQDVRLMRYRSHVLHSLLEGFVQRRGHNVLKVQLPSKEEHVILVRLSKIQRALYTEFMNRFRDAGNSGWLGLNPLKAFCVCCKIWNHPDVLYEALQKENLANEQDLDVDDLSTASTNSRCQPQGIKVKTESNALASPVGEATNSKFLQSVGFNPFQERANQVVTYEWAKDILCDYQTGVLENSPKMVLLFHLIEESVKLGDKILVFSQSLSTLSVIEEFLAKRPMPSPPGSDGGVNNWVRNINYYRLDGSTSASERERLINQFNDPSNASVWLFLLSTRAGCLGVNLIGANRVVVFDASWNPCHDAQAVCRVYRYGQKKPCHIYRLVSDYTLEKKIYDRQISKQGMSDRVVDDLNPVLNFTRREVENLLHFVEEESDPAQLSLNPSKMKESVLQLACLKYPHLITKEPFQHESLLIDRKEHKLTKAEKKAAKKSYEEEKRASVPYTRPSYAQYYPASDQSLTSIPAFSQRNWRPALKGEDKPVASVRPVQSTPIPMMPRHVPMGGAGSASSSNPAVNFPINYLQRAGVFVQKIVTTTDIVIPGTNTSTDVQARISAGESIHIIRGTKGTYIRTSDGRIFAIRTTGKPKGNEDRRTAASGSQSSSLESTSNGRHSASSPQLPSAEELTRPISPDSPEIISELQQYAEAAAARESRHSSPSTTAPQGHAARTDNAPGAAARGAEQRVGVHCVAPSVSSALPATSQHGDAHPVLDLRGNKRKSTSPSAPEEQSRRQQKKRQLPSSVQPYEHGYPVSGGFTMPPVSLNHNLTHPFASQPGNSLYMGTGSSYYQLPNLLSDPHLVFPVTTDPLLTAGTASSSAATSATASVPSFMLNPSLTGVLPNYSLPFTQSLLPEPRMFAPFPAPVLPSSLPRSMASAYPGYVSPHSGYPAGGLLRSQVPQFEPQEVPEVGCSSNDEDKDDDVIEITGK from the exons ACCAACCCCAGGAAGCCGTGTTCAGCGGTGACCATGCGGAGCACGCGGAGGATGGAGAATGGCAGCGCTCGACTTCAACTACCTCATCTCAGAGCGAGCGGGCAGAGCAACTCTTGCAGAACCAGCACAAGAGCCTGGCCTCTGAGGACACCAAAAAGAAGAGGGCTCAGAAACCGTCTCACATGCGGAGGAACATAAG AAAGCTGTTGCGTGAGGACCAACTGGAAGCCGTGACAAAGGCAGCCCAGCAGGAAGAGTTGGAGAGAAGGAAACGGCTTGAGCAGCAGCGGAAGGATTATCCAGCCTCTATACCAACTGTTCCCCTGGAGTTTCTTCCTG AGGACCTCGttttcagaacagcagaggcaACCCAGCTCCCCCCTCAGGTCCTGGCTGAGGAAGTGATCTGCCTCGACAGTACCAGCAGTGGCAGTGAGGATGatactaaaggaaaaaatagcattaaagATG AAGTGATTGAGCTAAGCTCAGGAGAGGATGATGCCCTCCAAATTGTGGACAGCAGTGACTCTGGCAATGAGGGGGAGGAGGATGGCAGTGAAGAGAGCAGTGGCTCTCATGTGAATGATGCCTTAAATCAGTCAGATGCTCTGGGGCAAGTCATTGTCAACATCAATCATCCACCAAATGAGGAGGACATTTTCCTGGCTCCCCAGCTTGCACGTGCAGTAAAACCTCATCAG ATTGGTGGAATCCGATTCCTTTATGACAATTTGGTCGAGTCCTTGGAGAGATTTAAAACCAGCAGTGGGTTTGGGTGTATTCTAGCACATAGCATGGGCCTGGGCAAGACCATACAGGTCATCTCTTTCTTGGATGTACTTTTTCGGCACACGGAGGCAAAGACTGTTCTTGCCATTGTACCT GTGAATACGCTTCAAAACTGGCTAGCAGAGTTCAACATGTGGCTCCCAGCACCTGAAAACCTTCCTGCTGATTATAACTCCAAAGAGATCCAGCCCCGCAACTTCAAAGTCCACATCCTGAATGATGAACACAA GACAACAGCTGCACGAGCAAAGGTGGTGAATGACTGGGTGACAGAAGGTGGTGTGCTGCTGATGGGATATGAGATGTACCGGCTCCTCTCACTGAAGAAGTCCTTTGCCACTGGCAGgaagaagagaacaaagaaacaaactggCCCTGTCATTATTGACTTGGATGAGGAAGACCGGCAGCAGGAGCTTCTGAAAG GGATTGAGAAGGCTTTGTCTCGCCCCGGCCCAGATGTGGTTATTTGTGACGAAGGACACCGGATAAAGAACTGCCATGCCAGCACTTCCCAGGCACTGAAGAACATCCGCTCGCGCCGGCGGGTGGTGCTGACTGGGTACCCACTGCAGAACAACCTCATCGAGTACTGGTGCATGGTGGACTTTGTCCGGCCTGACTTCCTGGGCTCGCGGCAGGAGTTCAGCAACATGTTTGAGCGGCCCATCCTGAACGGGCAGTGCATTGACAGCACCCCCCAGGACGTGCGGCTGATGCGCTACCGCAGCCACGTCCTGCACAGCCTGCTGGAGGGCTTCGTGCAGCG GCGAGGCCACAACGTGCTGAAGGTTCAGCTCCCATCTAAGGAAGAGCACGTCATTCTGGTACGTCTGTCCAAGATCCAGCGGGCCCTTTACACGGAGTTCATGAACCGGTTCCGAGATGCAGGCAACAgtggctggctggggctgaACCCACTCAAAGCTTTCTGTGTCTGTTGTAAG ATCTGGAACCATCCAGATGTGCTGTATGAAGCTCTGCAAAAGGAGAATCTGGCAAACGAGCAGGATTTGGATGTGGATGACCTTAGCACAGCAAGCACTAATTCCCGCTGCCAGCCTCAGGGAATTAAAGTTAAAACAGAGAGTAATGCTTTGGCATCACCAGTTGGAGAAGCTACTAATAGCAAGTTCCTCCAGAGTGTTGGCTTCAACCCTTTTCAGGAGAGAGCAAATCAGGTCGTAACTTACGAGTGG GCCAAAGACATCTTGTGTGATTACCAGACGGGAGTCCTGGAGAACTCACCCAAGATGGTGTTACTTTTCCACCTAATTGAGGAAAGTGTGAAGCTTGGAGACAAGATCTTGGTCTTCAG CCAGAGCTTGTCTACCTTATCTGTCATTGAAGAGTTTTTGGCAAAGAGACCGATGCCGAGTCCTCCAGGCTCCGATGGAGGAGTTAATAACTGGGTCCGAAACATCAACTACTACA GACTGGATGGTAGCACCTCTGCCTCAGAAAGGGAACGGCTGATTAACCAGTTCAATGATCCCAGCAATGCCTCTGTTTGGCTGTTCCTTTTGTCCACACG TGCTGGGTGTTTGGGTGTCAACCTCATTGGAGCAAACAGAGTGGTGGTGTTTGATGCTTCCTGGAACCCGTGCCACGATGCCCAGGCCGTGTGCCGGGTGTACCGCTACGGGCAGAAGAAGCCGTGCCACATCTACAGACTGGTTTCTGATTACACCCTGGAGAAGAAGATCTATGACCGCCAGATCTCCAAGCAGGGCATGTCAG aTCGGGTGGTGGATGATCTGAACCCAGTGCTGAACTTCACTCGACGGGAGGTGGAGAACCTGCTGCATTTTGTGGAAGAAGAATCTGACCCTGCTCAGCTCTCCCTCAATCCGAGCAAGATGAAGGAGTCTGTTCTACAATTAGCCTGTCTCAAGTATCCTCACCTCATCACCAAG GAGCCTTTTCAGCACGAGTCACTGCTGATCGACCGGAAGGAGCACAAGCTGACCaaggcagagaagaaagcagCCAAGAAGAGCtatgaggaggaaaagagagcaTCCGTCCCCTACACCCGGCCGTCCTACGCACAGTATTACCCAGCCAGCGACCAGAGTCTGACAAGCATCCCTGCCTTTAGCCAGAGGAACTG GCGACCAGCCCTCAAGGGTGAGGACAAACCAGTGGCAAGTGTCCGCCCAGTTCAGTCCACCCCCATTCCAATGATGCCCCGGCATGTCCCCATGGGTGGTGCAGGATCAGCCTCAAGTTCCAACCCTGCTGTCAACTTTCCCATCAACTATCTACAGCGAGCTGGTGTCTTTGTGCAGAAGATTGTTACCACCACGG ATATTGTGATTCCGGGTACAAACACATCCACTGATGTACAAGCTAGAATCAGTGCTGGGGAGAGCATCCACATCATCCGAGGGACAAAAG GGACATATATCCGGACCAGCGACGGTCGGATTTTTGCCATACGGACCACTGGGAAGCCAAAGGGCAATGAAGACCGTCGGACAGCTGCCTCAG GCTCCCAGAGCTCTTCCCTGGAGTCTACGAGCAATGGCAGACACAGTGCCTCATCCCCGCAGCTCCCCAGCGCGGAGGAGCTCACTCGGCCCATCTCCCCCGACAGCCCCGAGATCATCAGCGAGCTGCAGCAGTACGCggaggcggcggccgcgcgCGAGTCCCgccacagctctcccagcaccacCGCGCCGCAGGGCCACGCCGCCCGCACGGACAAcgcgcccggcgccgccgcccgaGGAGCCGAGCAGCGCGTGGGGGTTCACTGCGTGGCTCCCTCCGTGTCCTCGGCCCTGCCTGCCACCAGCCAGCATGGCGATGCCCACCCGGTGTTGGACTTACGGGGCAACAAGCGCAAGTCAACGTCGCCGTCGGCTCCGGAGGAGCAATCCCGGAGGCAGCAGAAGAAGCGCCAGTTGCCATCATCCGTGCAGCCCTACGAACACGGGTACCCCGTCTCTGGTGGGTTCACCATGCCTCCTGTCTCTTTAAACCACAACCTAACCCATCCATTtgcctcccagccaggaaacTCCTTGTACATGGGCACTGGCTCCTCTTATTACCAGCTGCCCAATTTACTCTCAGACCCTCATCTGGTGTTCCCTGTGACTACTGACCCTCTGCTGACAGCCGGCACCGCCAGCTCTTCTGCTGCTACCTCAGCCACCGCCAGCGTCCCCTCATTCATGCTAAACCCTTCTCTGACAGGGGTGCTGCCCAATTACTCGCTTCCCTTCACGCAGTCACTCCTGCCCGAGCCCAGGATGTttgctcctttcccagcccctgTCTTGCCTAGCAGCCTTCCCAGGAGCATGGCATCTGCCTACCCTGGCTACGTGTCCCCTCACTCGGGCTACCCAGCTGGGGGTCTCCTTCGGTCCCAGGTGCCTCAGTTTGAACCCCAGGAGGTCCCAGAGGTGGGATGCAGCTCTAATGATGAGGACAAAGACGACGATGTCATAGAGAtcacagggaaataa
- the RAD54L2 gene encoding helicase ARIP4 isoform X4 — MSDESISGSDPDLDPDLEQEDMEEEEEEDEEEAMEEDNDGDDEEDLLDESDQPQEAVFSGDHAEHAEDGEWQRSTSTTSSQSERAEQLLQNQHKSLASEDTKKKRAQKPSHMRRNIRKLLREDQLEAVTKAAQQEELERRKRLEQQRKDYPASIPTVPLEFLPEDLVFRTAEATQLPPQVLAEEVICLDSTSSGSEDDTKGKNSIKDEVIELSSGEDDALQIVDSSDSGNEGEEDGSEESSGSHVNDALNQSDALGQVIVNINHPPNEEDIFLAPQLARAVKPHQIGGIRFLYDNLVESLERFKTSSGFGCILAHSMGLGKTIQVISFLDVLFRHTEAKTVLAIVPVNTLQNWLAEFNMWLPAPENLPADYNSKEIQPRNFKVHILNDEHKTTAARAKVVNDWVTEGGVLLMGYEMYRLLSLKKSFATGRKKRTKKQTGPVIIDLDEEDRQQELLKGIEKALSRPGPDVVICDEGHRIKNCHASTSQALKNIRSRRRVVLTGYPLQNNLIEYWCMVDFVRPDFLGSRQEFSNMFERPILNGQCIDSTPQDVRLMRYRSHVLHSLLEGFVQRRGHNVLKVQLPSKEEHVILVRLSKIQRALYTEFMNRFRDAGNSGWLGLNPLKAFCVCCKIWNHPDVLYEALQKENLANEQDLDVDDLSTASTNSRCQPQGIKVKTESNALASPVGEATNSKFLQSVGFNPFQERANQVVTYEWAKDILCDYQTGVLENSPKMVLLFHLIEESVKLGDKILVFSQSLSTLSVIEEFLAKRPMPSPPGSDGGVNNWVRNINYYRLDGSTSASERERLINQFNDPSNASVWLFLLSTRAGCLGVNLIGANRVVVFDASWNPCHDAQAVCRVYRYGQKKPCHIYRLVSDYTLEKKIYDRQISKQGMSDRVVDDLNPVLNFTRREVENLLHFVEEESDPAQLSLNPSKMKESVLQLACLKYPHLITKEPFQHESLLIDRKEHKLTKAEKKAAKKSYEEEKRASVPYTRPSYAQYYPASDQSLTSIPAFSQRNWRPALKGEDKPVASVRPVQSTPIPMMPRHVPMGGAGSASSSNPAVNFPINYLQRAGVFVQKIVTTTDIVIPGTNTSTDVQARISAGESIHIIRGTKGTYIRTSDGRIFAIRTTGKPKGNEDRRTAASGSQSSSLESTSNGRHSASSPQLPSAEELTRPISPDSPEIISELQQYAEAAAARESRHSSPSTTAPQGHAARTDNAPGAAARGAEQRVGVHCVAPSVSSALPATSQHGDAHPVLDLRGNKRKSTSPSAPEEQSRRQQKKRQLPSSVQPYEHGYPVSGVENRGVLSKLLDNLSLDAPWK, encoded by the exons ACCAACCCCAGGAAGCCGTGTTCAGCGGTGACCATGCGGAGCACGCGGAGGATGGAGAATGGCAGCGCTCGACTTCAACTACCTCATCTCAGAGCGAGCGGGCAGAGCAACTCTTGCAGAACCAGCACAAGAGCCTGGCCTCTGAGGACACCAAAAAGAAGAGGGCTCAGAAACCGTCTCACATGCGGAGGAACATAAG AAAGCTGTTGCGTGAGGACCAACTGGAAGCCGTGACAAAGGCAGCCCAGCAGGAAGAGTTGGAGAGAAGGAAACGGCTTGAGCAGCAGCGGAAGGATTATCCAGCCTCTATACCAACTGTTCCCCTGGAGTTTCTTCCTG AGGACCTCGttttcagaacagcagaggcaACCCAGCTCCCCCCTCAGGTCCTGGCTGAGGAAGTGATCTGCCTCGACAGTACCAGCAGTGGCAGTGAGGATGatactaaaggaaaaaatagcattaaagATG AAGTGATTGAGCTAAGCTCAGGAGAGGATGATGCCCTCCAAATTGTGGACAGCAGTGACTCTGGCAATGAGGGGGAGGAGGATGGCAGTGAAGAGAGCAGTGGCTCTCATGTGAATGATGCCTTAAATCAGTCAGATGCTCTGGGGCAAGTCATTGTCAACATCAATCATCCACCAAATGAGGAGGACATTTTCCTGGCTCCCCAGCTTGCACGTGCAGTAAAACCTCATCAG ATTGGTGGAATCCGATTCCTTTATGACAATTTGGTCGAGTCCTTGGAGAGATTTAAAACCAGCAGTGGGTTTGGGTGTATTCTAGCACATAGCATGGGCCTGGGCAAGACCATACAGGTCATCTCTTTCTTGGATGTACTTTTTCGGCACACGGAGGCAAAGACTGTTCTTGCCATTGTACCT GTGAATACGCTTCAAAACTGGCTAGCAGAGTTCAACATGTGGCTCCCAGCACCTGAAAACCTTCCTGCTGATTATAACTCCAAAGAGATCCAGCCCCGCAACTTCAAAGTCCACATCCTGAATGATGAACACAA GACAACAGCTGCACGAGCAAAGGTGGTGAATGACTGGGTGACAGAAGGTGGTGTGCTGCTGATGGGATATGAGATGTACCGGCTCCTCTCACTGAAGAAGTCCTTTGCCACTGGCAGgaagaagagaacaaagaaacaaactggCCCTGTCATTATTGACTTGGATGAGGAAGACCGGCAGCAGGAGCTTCTGAAAG GGATTGAGAAGGCTTTGTCTCGCCCCGGCCCAGATGTGGTTATTTGTGACGAAGGACACCGGATAAAGAACTGCCATGCCAGCACTTCCCAGGCACTGAAGAACATCCGCTCGCGCCGGCGGGTGGTGCTGACTGGGTACCCACTGCAGAACAACCTCATCGAGTACTGGTGCATGGTGGACTTTGTCCGGCCTGACTTCCTGGGCTCGCGGCAGGAGTTCAGCAACATGTTTGAGCGGCCCATCCTGAACGGGCAGTGCATTGACAGCACCCCCCAGGACGTGCGGCTGATGCGCTACCGCAGCCACGTCCTGCACAGCCTGCTGGAGGGCTTCGTGCAGCG GCGAGGCCACAACGTGCTGAAGGTTCAGCTCCCATCTAAGGAAGAGCACGTCATTCTGGTACGTCTGTCCAAGATCCAGCGGGCCCTTTACACGGAGTTCATGAACCGGTTCCGAGATGCAGGCAACAgtggctggctggggctgaACCCACTCAAAGCTTTCTGTGTCTGTTGTAAG ATCTGGAACCATCCAGATGTGCTGTATGAAGCTCTGCAAAAGGAGAATCTGGCAAACGAGCAGGATTTGGATGTGGATGACCTTAGCACAGCAAGCACTAATTCCCGCTGCCAGCCTCAGGGAATTAAAGTTAAAACAGAGAGTAATGCTTTGGCATCACCAGTTGGAGAAGCTACTAATAGCAAGTTCCTCCAGAGTGTTGGCTTCAACCCTTTTCAGGAGAGAGCAAATCAGGTCGTAACTTACGAGTGG GCCAAAGACATCTTGTGTGATTACCAGACGGGAGTCCTGGAGAACTCACCCAAGATGGTGTTACTTTTCCACCTAATTGAGGAAAGTGTGAAGCTTGGAGACAAGATCTTGGTCTTCAG CCAGAGCTTGTCTACCTTATCTGTCATTGAAGAGTTTTTGGCAAAGAGACCGATGCCGAGTCCTCCAGGCTCCGATGGAGGAGTTAATAACTGGGTCCGAAACATCAACTACTACA GACTGGATGGTAGCACCTCTGCCTCAGAAAGGGAACGGCTGATTAACCAGTTCAATGATCCCAGCAATGCCTCTGTTTGGCTGTTCCTTTTGTCCACACG TGCTGGGTGTTTGGGTGTCAACCTCATTGGAGCAAACAGAGTGGTGGTGTTTGATGCTTCCTGGAACCCGTGCCACGATGCCCAGGCCGTGTGCCGGGTGTACCGCTACGGGCAGAAGAAGCCGTGCCACATCTACAGACTGGTTTCTGATTACACCCTGGAGAAGAAGATCTATGACCGCCAGATCTCCAAGCAGGGCATGTCAG aTCGGGTGGTGGATGATCTGAACCCAGTGCTGAACTTCACTCGACGGGAGGTGGAGAACCTGCTGCATTTTGTGGAAGAAGAATCTGACCCTGCTCAGCTCTCCCTCAATCCGAGCAAGATGAAGGAGTCTGTTCTACAATTAGCCTGTCTCAAGTATCCTCACCTCATCACCAAG GAGCCTTTTCAGCACGAGTCACTGCTGATCGACCGGAAGGAGCACAAGCTGACCaaggcagagaagaaagcagCCAAGAAGAGCtatgaggaggaaaagagagcaTCCGTCCCCTACACCCGGCCGTCCTACGCACAGTATTACCCAGCCAGCGACCAGAGTCTGACAAGCATCCCTGCCTTTAGCCAGAGGAACTG GCGACCAGCCCTCAAGGGTGAGGACAAACCAGTGGCAAGTGTCCGCCCAGTTCAGTCCACCCCCATTCCAATGATGCCCCGGCATGTCCCCATGGGTGGTGCAGGATCAGCCTCAAGTTCCAACCCTGCTGTCAACTTTCCCATCAACTATCTACAGCGAGCTGGTGTCTTTGTGCAGAAGATTGTTACCACCACGG ATATTGTGATTCCGGGTACAAACACATCCACTGATGTACAAGCTAGAATCAGTGCTGGGGAGAGCATCCACATCATCCGAGGGACAAAAG GGACATATATCCGGACCAGCGACGGTCGGATTTTTGCCATACGGACCACTGGGAAGCCAAAGGGCAATGAAGACCGTCGGACAGCTGCCTCAG GCTCCCAGAGCTCTTCCCTGGAGTCTACGAGCAATGGCAGACACAGTGCCTCATCCCCGCAGCTCCCCAGCGCGGAGGAGCTCACTCGGCCCATCTCCCCCGACAGCCCCGAGATCATCAGCGAGCTGCAGCAGTACGCggaggcggcggccgcgcgCGAGTCCCgccacagctctcccagcaccacCGCGCCGCAGGGCCACGCCGCCCGCACGGACAAcgcgcccggcgccgccgcccgaGGAGCCGAGCAGCGCGTGGGGGTTCACTGCGTGGCTCCCTCCGTGTCCTCGGCCCTGCCTGCCACCAGCCAGCATGGCGATGCCCACCCGGTGTTGGACTTACGGGGCAACAAGCGCAAGTCAACGTCGCCGTCGGCTCCGGAGGAGCAATCCCGGAGGCAGCAGAAGAAGCGCCAGTTGCCATCATCCGTGCAGCCCTACGAACACGGGTACCCCGTCTCTG GAGTTGAAAACCGAGGGGTTCTGAGCAAACTGCTGGACAACTTGTCTTTGGATGCaccatggaaataa